TGAAACAGATTTTTGCCTGAAGATTTCACCCCCAGCTGGGTTTAGGACTGAGTCCAGGCAGAGTTCACCAATCTCATCTCAAGGCTCTGGGCATGGCTTAAACCCAGGATGTTTTTCTGCCTGCagttctcagctctgctcctcagccccaCCAGCAGAGGATTTGAACCTCTTggcaaaaggcagcagaaataaGCAGAGACAAAAGGGTGGCTGAGATTTCTCCCAGAAGGGAGCACGTCCCAGCCAGGTGGACTGAGATGAAAATGAGACCAAAATAAATCACCAGAATCCCAGAAATCCCTGATTTCcacacaggcagctcagcacagcagctcgTGCCACACTCACTGCTGAGAGGGATGAGGGATTTGTCCTTACAAACGAGCTGCTGGTAAATCAAACcagcactgagagataaaagaaataatgggAAGGATTCCACTGACTgatgaatgggaaaaaatatatttgcctttCCAAACAAACTGCAGGTTTGCTGGTAAATGAAATTggatattgaaagatgaaagagacaatggggaaacaccataaattccataagaattaaaaattaagagggagGGTTCTACATTAGAGGGGAATCTCAGGTGTCAGGCATTCTGGGGAGTCTGTgcctctcaagtacctcaggcagtggggaaagagagagggacatgGCCgggaaattgggataaaaaggagataaaaatctgagagaccccaggggaatggcccatggcctctccctttattggAATAAAGTtacaggactcctctgtctcctttttggacataaacccctggtgtttgtggattcaTTTCCCTGACTCTGGGGACAAATCACGACACCAAATCACAGTAATCCCATAATAAAGACATCCCAGGTTCACCTGAGGCTCCTGGGCAGcacaaacagctctgccagccccaaaCCAGGCTGAggctccagcagagccccctgccctgcttctcccagaggactggggggtttggggttgttttaCACTCACTTTACTGTTCAGGAGCTTTGGCTTTATCAAAAGATCATGAAAATGGaacaccagcacacacagctccttctGTTTACAGTCAATATTCAGTGTCTTGAGGCAAAACTCAGCAGGATGCTCAGGAAGGTGAAGGGTGCTCCTGCAGCAATTGGGAGCAGGGGAGCTCCAGAGGCTCTGAGGAAATCAGCACCACAAAATCTCAGCTTTGCCAgtataaaacacaaaataagcCCACGGCAGGGCCTGTCCCTGCCTTGTGAAGTGGACTGAAAATGGTTTTCGTGTCAAAACACAAGTGAAACATTTCTTAGTGCCACGTCAGGAGGAAGTGACCCCGCTCAGCCACGAGTTAATTCAGCAGGAGAGAGCTCAGACACTGCCAGTACAGCTGAGACTCTGCTCATTTCCATAATGCTCTGCTGTTGTCATTAATGAACGTGCTAATGATCTCTCAATTCTTCATTTAGACTGCTAATTGCTGATTAGGACATTTGGGAATAGAGTTGAGCTGATTTATTCCAGTTTCCAGTCCGGCCTGGGGTTCTGAAGGTTGCACCTGGGGAGAAGATCCCTGCTCCAGATTGATGAATAACCCAAACCAAATCGTTCTGAGCGTCCCTCTTCCCATAGTTTACAAATTCAGGGGATGAGGGAAGGCACAGGAAGCAGGGAGTATGGCACATTTCCCCTTAAAAAACCTGGCAATGTTCATttaaagcagcagaaggcaggagaGCCCTTCCCAGGCCAGGCCAGGAATTTCACAAGAGCATAAATGGAGATATTCAGCTGCTGCACCCatcagaaagcagcaaaatagataaaaatatggAATTCCTTTATAAAACAAATGCTTTAGAGGAAAGGTCTCCAATCAGTGAACCCAAATCCCTAAAGATAAAATCGGATTGCTTTAAAGGGTCGACAAACAAATGCAAGCAAAAAGTGCTGATTGTCAGTAGGCTCAAATGAGGTTCATGCCACTGCTAAAAAAAGGTTCCAGGCCTAAAAGGAACAAGGCTGAAAGCCAGTGTTCTAAGAAATTCCAGCCATAATAAGCTTTAATCTCCAGTTAATTCCCAAAAACTCCCTATTGCACTGAACTCTCTGGcaaatgacatttatttcagttccCTTTTAGCCAGGGCAGCGTGCATTAATAAATACTTATTAATGCTATAACCCCTggatgttattttaaataagaacattaaaagtatttcttttggtttcctggctgcttttgctgttgtATTTTAATAGTTTCTTGTGTTTTGCTGGAAATGGAATTTGGAGGCCACACAAACAGCACTGAGGTCAAATGCAACGTGCTCCAGGTAATCTTCAGCACATCTTTTAGATATAATCTAATTTAATTAcctgaaaaatcattttatggctgtttttttattgtgcttttatgtaaataaataccCAGGAGCCACAAATACACATCCCACTAGTGGTGGGAAATGGGTCCTTTTTGGAGTTAACATTGCTATTCCTCCCTTCCTGGCACAAGTAGGAATGGACTtgcaaaaccattttttaatgaagaaaggTTTGAAATTTGGTTAAGCAAACCTGTACATGCTCAGAGGTGAAAAAACCTCCACCCAGGCAGCATGGAAAGAACatgggagagaggggaaaaaggaaagaatcaCCCAGAGcagttttcatttaacttttgtcccactcctgccctgaagtgcagcagctccttccctgtgtcctgcccagGGCAAAGGGGTGAGaacaagcagctgcaggaaggcaggagcatTTGCAGTAACAAATCAAATATCTGCCACAACCACGTGCTGTCCTTTCTCATCAGCACTTCCAGagcttccagagctgctctgccctctgGCAAAACGGgagttaaaaatcaaaaccatttcAAAACTGCATCGAGGCTTTTGCTCAAAGTTCCAGAGATTCTTTCTGGTCATGTGGACAAAGTGTGCTGCAAAGGGACTCCCCCAGGCCATGGCATCGCCATCCCTGCAGGACAAACCTTTCCACCCAGGAGAGGCAACTCTGCATAAAACAGGTTTggttaaaaactgaaatacaacccaaaaataaaaccctgctCACTGTTCTTCTACAGCTCAGCCCAATCCTCTCTGGCAATGCCAAATCAGCGATTACAACTCCCCAAACTGCACAAAGGATCCTCAGGccagaataaaaatgttcaggCAGGAGGTTACAAAGGAAAAACGCAGCAGAATTTGGGATTCATCTCCTTCATAAAGAAGCCTCAAGGCTGAGACAGAACCGTGGCACACTGAGGCTTTTTCCTCACCACTGCCAGTTCCAGGACATGGGTTGGGTGGGTATCAGTGAGGTTCTCCTTTCCAAGCAGTGCTACAGccccccccagctcccccagcacttctgtgctgctctgctctcctaaAAAATGCAGTCAGTTCAGTAAACACAAAATCTTCCTGCTGCCTCATCCTTCTTTGAGGCTCCCAGAGTGAAGAGctgtcacagaaagaaaagaataactactcagaaaaaaaatccaacagcaacaaaacagtTTAAACTCAAAATATCTTTCTATTAAGTAAGCATTTCACAATTCATAATGGATTTTACACCTTTTCTGACTTCTGACTCATTATTTTTGAATTATTAAGGATGAGAATGTTGTCTGTACACAGCACCTTTCCCTTTTAAAAGCTGCCAAGCACCTGAAATTCAGATTGTAAACTCCTCTGGGAGGACAGCACCCTCTTCCAGGGATGTGTGCTGTATAGCTGGTATTCAGGAAAAGCTGTTCATCTCCCAATTCTGCCTTCACAGTtgtcttctgctgctgtgaggaaagagaTCCTCTTCCTACCCTTGTATTTTAGCATGAAGAGCAGGCATTCTTTATTTccacataatttaaaatcaaaataaaaagctctaTTTACCCTGATCTGGTAAGAAAAAATGAGGTCCAGTGATATGGACATGTTGGGGCAGATGTTGGATAATCTCTTTGTCCCTTTTCACTTTGGTGCCTGTGATTCTCTTGGACTGGCATAAAAAACTGCCTAGAAGGGACTTTCTTTGGTTGAAATTAAAGAACTAGATATTTTCCATATCTAATGTTCACAATTCCAAAGAGCTCCTAAATATTAGGAAAACGGTTGACTGACCATAAGGATGAATCAGAAGAGTCTAAAGAGTCAtctatgaaaaaacaaaatgattaAAATCAAGCTGGAGAGGCAGCATTTCCATAGGCACAGGCAGGTGAAGGCCTGTGGAGAAATGAGATAACCATGCCCTTGTGGCCTGGCTGAATTGTGCCAAAACCACTGGAGGTGAGAGGTGCTTTAAGATCTTTTCCTGCATGTTTGGATTTGATTTCTCTATCTGAAATTCAGGGAGGTTGCAAAATCAAGCACTGCCCAGTACAGACCAGAGCAAACAGTCCCTGGCAGGCATTGCTTGGCAAACACCAGGGTGTGGTGATGGAAAGCAATGCCAGAATGAGGGATGAGAAATGAGCTGCCTCATTCTTCAGCTGGACAGGAGGTCCAGACTACTCCAAAAATCCCACCCCATCCACAAGGACAGGGATGCAAAGAAGACTTGATCACAGCTTAAGAGTGGAGCCGAGACACAGAAAGCTCCAGAGAGGAGACATGAGATGAAGAGCCCCACGCAAAGTTAAGACTCGCAGGTTGGCCACAATCGGGTTAAGAACTTCATTCAGTACTTCCTATGGAGTCCCCACCCCTGGCAGGTAAATCCAGAGAGATTGCAGGGTGCCAATGTGCTGGcaccaccctgccctgctctctgagcacacacacatcactgcacagacacacagacactcCGTTTGCCCAGGCTTTGTCGcaatctcctttctttcccagctaGTTCTTCGCAGCACGGTGCCCCTGCGTGCCCAGGGCGAAGTCCACAGCCTGGTGCACGCTGTGGAAGAGCAGGTGGTCCTCCCCCTCTTTGAAGAGCTCTCCTCggagcagggagctcctgaCAGAAGGGTTGCACTGGGCCAGCAGCACGTGGACATCGATGTCCCCGTAGTCCTTGCAGACCTCCTTGAGCGTGCGGATGCCGGCCGTGTCCAGGAACTGCACGGCGCAGCAGTCGATCACTATGGTGTGAAACCCCACGGGATCTGACCCAAAATCCACGGGGATGCTGCTCTGCTTGTCCCCAGCCCCCACCTCCTTCTccctgaacatttttttctctgctttcttcttggCTGCCTTCACCCACACGGGGTTGACCCCGGTTTGCTTGTAGAGGGCGGATTTGAAGCACTCCTTGTTGATGTAGTAGATGGGGGCTTCAAAGCGGAACACCACAACCCCAGGCTTGGTTTGCAGGTTCTTGTAGGCGGAGAGAGACTCGTAGGTCTCCGATTCAgccacccagcccagcagcGGCGCCTCTGGCCGCTGGGTCCGGAAGATCACGCAGAGCATGGAGAAGCAAACCCCCACCAGGAGCCCGATCTCGGTGCTGATGAGCGCCGTGGCTGCCATGGTGACCCCCCAGATCACCGTGTCCACCCTGCTCAGGTGCCACATCTTGGGCAGGTCCCTGAACTTGCGCAGGGCTCCGCGGAGGTTGACGATGGTTATGACGGCGAGGACGCATTTCTGCAGGGAGTAAAACAAAGGTGCGATCACGAGGAGGACCAGGAGGATCACCAAACTGGTCACCATGCCGGACACTTGGGTCCTACAGCCCGTGGACTCCTTGACCAGGGTCTTGGCGAGAGCCGCGCTGGTTGTGAAGCAGTGGAAGAAGGAGGGAATGATGTTGCAGAAGCCAATGGCGTACATCTCCTGGTTGGCCCTCACCGAGTATCCGTGCTTCTTGGCAAACATCTCCGAGAGGGACACGGTGATGGCAAAGCCAATGATGGCGACGGGGATGGCGTCCAACGCCACGCTGGGCAGCAGGCTCCAGTCTGGAGGGCGCGGCGGCAGAAACCCCGTGGGGATGTGCCCGGAAATGCTGGAGCCATAAGTCTCTTTCAGCTTCCCAAAGTGAGATGCCAGAGTGGCCGCCACAACCACAAAGAGTTCCACCGGAATCGGAGCCTTGAGCTTGGACTTGAAGCGCTCGTTAAGCTCTTTGGCTGGGATGAGCACCAGGAAGCACAAGAAGCTGGTGATGAGGTCACAGACGTTGGTCCTGTGGATGTTTCTGAAGATGTTGATCCAGGTGGTGATGAGGGAGCCGACGCCCCCGCTCCGAGGAATGTCCAGGCCCAGCAGGTACTTGACTTGTGAGGTCAGGACAGTGATGGAGGCCCCTGTGACAAATCCACTCAGCAGCGAGTCCGAGAGGTACACGGAGACAAAACCCACTTGGAAGAAACCCATGGCCACCTGGAAGGAATCAACCACACACAGCGTGTCAGGACACAAATCCCACAGGTTTTGTCAGCTGGAATAAAAGTCTCCAGTATTCAAACCAGGCTTTTTGGGGGTCTCCATCCCTTGAACAAATGTTTATTGTTTGCTCTGCTAATTACCCTGGTggggaaaaagataaaaagaaaatgtaggaaaagaaaacaaaacccacattTGAAATGCTGTCTGCTTTTTGCCATTTCCCTTTCAGTTTCTCTAAACTCTGTGAACTTTGCAAGGATCTGAAACTTTTCTGGTGGCCTTTGTCTGCCTTACAGTGGAGTTCAGAACCTGCAATAAAACCACAGCTTGTGGGATAATGACTGTCCTTTGCACTGCAGA
The Parus major isolate Abel chromosome 13, Parus_major1.1, whole genome shotgun sequence DNA segment above includes these coding regions:
- the SLC26A2 gene encoding sulfate transporter, translated to MTEANNIHAVTEGPEGDDAKCSFHHRMFLEPQEKKRSMKALLVKKAKKTCSCTPAKIKDCVLGFFPILQWLPKYKIREYLLGDIMSGVIVGVLLVPQSIAYSLLAGLEPIYGLYTSFFSCIIYCIFGTSRHISVSIFGVVCLMVGQVVDREVERAGYKLEPAVLSALPGPGGHGMGTGIGNGTGNGTAPEPLCDKSCYAMAVAATLTFISGVYQVAMGFFQVGFVSVYLSDSLLSGFVTGASITVLTSQVKYLLGLDIPRSGGVGSLITTWINIFRNIHRTNVCDLITSFLCFLVLIPAKELNERFKSKLKAPIPVELFVVVAATLASHFGKLKETYGSSISGHIPTGFLPPRPPDWSLLPSVALDAIPVAIIGFAITVSLSEMFAKKHGYSVRANQEMYAIGFCNIIPSFFHCFTTSAALAKTLVKESTGCRTQVSGMVTSLVILLVLLVIAPLFYSLQKCVLAVITIVNLRGALRKFRDLPKMWHLSRVDTVIWGVTMAATALISTEIGLLVGVCFSMLCVIFRTQRPEAPLLGWVAESETYESLSAYKNLQTKPGVVVFRFEAPIYYINKECFKSALYKQTGVNPVWVKAAKKKAEKKMFREKEVGAGDKQSSIPVDFGSDPVGFHTIVIDCCAVQFLDTAGIRTLKEVCKDYGDIDVHVLLAQCNPSVRSSLLRGELFKEGEDHLLFHSVHQAVDFALGTQGHRAAKN